Genomic segment of Enterobacteriaceae endosymbiont of Neohaemonia nigricornis:
TACAAAAAAAGAATTTTCTTATCAGGAAAAAAAAACTTTTTTAGAAGAATTAATAGTTGCAGAATATTTTGAAAAATTTATAGGTAATAAATTCCCAGGAACCAAGAGATTTTCTTTAGAAGGATGTGATGTTTTAATACCCATTTTAAAAGAAATTATTCGTTATATAAGTCAAGAACAAGCAAAAAAAATAAACATCATATTAGGCATGGCACATAGAGGGCGATTAAATGTATTAGTAAATATTATGGGTAAAAAAATACAAACCATAATTGATGAATTTAATAATATAAATATTAATACACAACAAATGGATGATGTAAAATATCATCTGGGTTATTCTACAATTGCTCAAATTAATAATAAGCATATATATTTAAATTTAGTATGTAATCCTTCACATTTAGAATGTATTAATCCTGTTATTATGGGAATAGCTAGAGCACAATATGATAAAATATGTAATCATGAGATTATTTTACCTATTAATATTCATGGAGATGCTGCTATTACAGGGCAAGGTATTGTACAAGAAACATTAAATATGTCTCAAACTAATGGATATAATATTAATGGTACTATACATATTATTATTAATAATCAAATTGGTTTTACTAATTCTAATATTAAAGATCTTAGATCTAGTCATTATTGTACTGATATTGCAAAAATGATTAACGCTCCTATTTTCCATGTTAATGCAGATAATGTAGAAGATGTAATTTTTATACTTAGAATAGCTATAGATTATAGAAATAAATATCATAAAGATGTCTTTATTGATTTAATTTCTTATCGTAGATATGGACATAGTGAAATTGATGATCCAGACATAACACAACCAATAATGTATAATTTTATTAAAAAACATTCTACAATACAAAAAATATATCAAAATAAACTATTATTAGAAAAAATTGTTAATAAAAAATTTATAGAAAACATATATGATAAATGTAAAAAAATATTTGAAAAAAAATGTATAAGCACTAATCATACTCTCAATGTTATTAAAGATCATAACACACATGATAAAAAATCTTTTATTCAAAAACCTATTCAAATACTAAAAAAATTACTTTATACTATTAGCACTATTCCTAATAATTTTCATATACATAAAAGAGTAAAAAAAATTTATTTAGATAGAATAGCAATGAGTCAAGAAAAAATACCTTTAGATTGGGGCACAGCAGAAAATTTAGCATATGCTAATATATTATTTCAAGGAATATCTTGCCGTCTATCTGGAGAAGATATAACAAGAGGAACTTTCGCTCATAGACATACAGTATTATATGATCAAACTACTGGTATTCCTTATATACCTTTAAAATATATAAATAAAAAACAAGGAATATTTAATATTTATAATTCTGTTTTATCTGAAGAATCAGTTTTAGGATTTGAATATGGATATTCTATCCAAAATAATAATAGTTTAAATATTTGGGAAGCACAATTTGGAGATTTTGCAAATGGTGCACAAATTATTATAGATCAGTTTATTAGTTCAGGTGAAAAAAAATGGGGATATCAATCTAATTTAATAATATTATTACCACATGGATATGAAGGTCAAGGGCCTGAACATTCATCCGCAAGAATTGAAAGATATTTACAACTATGTGCAGAAAATAATATGAAAATTTGTGTACCAACTCTTGCTGGACAAATGTATTATTTATTATGTCAACAAGTATTACAAGTAAAAAAAAAACCACTAATAATTATGACACCAAAATCACTTTTACGCAATAATTTAACATTTACACCTTTAAAAAATTTAACTAATTTACATTTTTTTAAAATAATAGATGAAATACAAAATATAGATATTAATAATATTAAACGAATTATTTTTTGTATGGGCAAAATATATTATGATTTATTAGAATATAGAAATATTGTAAAAAATAATTGTACTGTATTAATTAGAATTGAACAATTATATCCATTTCCATTAGAAATGATAAAACAAATTATTAATAAATATACAAATAATAAAATAATATTTTGGTGTCAAGAAGAACCAAAAAATCAAGGAGCTTGGATGTATATTCAATATATTTTTTTAAATAAATTAAAAAAAATAATTTATTATATTGGTCGCGAAGAATCATCATCAACTGCAACAGGATATATAAATATCCATAAAAAACAACAACAAAATATATTATTTAAAGCTTTTAATATATAAATAAATATTATTTAATATTAAAAAAAAAAGGATAACATATTCATGAATGATACCAATATTATTGTACCTGAATTACCAGAATCTATTAGTAATGCAGTTATTATTCAATGGTGTAAAAAACAAGGAGATTCAATAAAAACCGATGATATTTTAGTTGAATTAGAAACAGATAAAGTTGTTTTAGAAATACCAGCTACCATAAATGGTATTTTAAAAACAATATTAGTAAAACAAGGAGAAACAGTAAAATCACAACAAATTATTGGAATATTAGAAGAAATAGCATTAAATGATATTAAATATGATATCAATAAAATTACTGACAAACAAACAAAAAATAATATTACTAATAATCATTATTTAAGTCCTTCTTTAAGACGTAAAAATAATTACGATATATTAAATAATAATCAAGAAAAACATAATGAAAAAATAAACATAAAAAATTCTACAACATATAATATAACAAGAGTACCAATGTCTCCAATTAGACAAAAAATTACTCAACAATTAATGTTATCTAAAAATAATACTGTTATGTTAACTACCTTTAATGAAGTTAATATGCAAAAAATAAATAAAATTAGAAACAAATATAACGTTTTAATACAAGAAAAATACAATTTTAAATTAGGTTTTATGTCGTTTTATATTAAAGCTGTAACTCAATCATTACAAATATATCCACAAATTAATGCATATATAGATAATAATGATATTATTTATAATAATTTTTATCATATTAATATAGCTATTGCTACTAAAAGAGGTTTATTAACACCTATTATTAAAGATACTGATAAAATACCATTATTAGATATTGAAAAAAAAATTAAGGAACTTGTTTTAAAAAGTAATACTAATCAATTATCTATAGATGACTTAAATAGTGGTACATTCACTATAACTAATGGTGGAGTCTTTGGATCATTAATGTCTACACCTATTATTAATCCACCTCAAAGTGCTATATTAGGAATTCATGCAATTAAAGATAGACCTATAGTCATTAAAGAAAAAATTTGCATTATGCCTATGACATATTTAGCATTATCTTATGATCATAGACTAATTGATGGGAAAGAAGCAATTGGTTTCTTAAATAATATAAAATCTTTACTAGAAGAACCATTATATTTGTTAATGCAAATTTAAATAAAATATTAATTGCACATATTATATAATAATAAATATTATTTTAATAATAAAATAATAAATTTAGTTATATTATTCATAATATAATATATTATGATTTTTAAAATTAAAATTACAAAACTAGGTATTAATAATGTTAAATGTTGTTTGTTTATCAAGACTACAATTTGCATTAACAGCAATGTATCATTTTATTTTTGTGCCTTTAACATTAGGAATGTCTTTTATATTAGCTATTATGGAAACATTATATGTTTTATCTGGTAAAGTAATATATAAAGATATGACTAAATTTTGGAGTAAATTATTTGGTATAAATTTTGCATTAGGAGTCGCTACTGGTTTAACTATGGAATTCCAATTTGGAACAAATTGGTCTTATTATTCACACTATGTAGGTGATATATTTGGGGCACCATTAGCTATAGAAGGGTTAATGGCGTTTTTTTTAGAATCTACGTTTGTAGGTTTATTTTTTTTAGGTTGGGAACGATTAAGTAAAATTAAACATTTAATCGTAACGTGGTTGGTAGCTATAGGTTCTAATTTATCTGCGTTATGGATTTTAATAGCAAATGGCTGGATGCAAAATCCAATTGCTGCACATTTTAATTATCATACCATGAGAATGGAAATGGATAATTTATGGCATTTAATATTTAATCCAGTTGCACAAGTAAAATTTGTACATACAATATCTGCTGGATATACTACTGCTGCTATTTTTGTTATTGGTATTAGTACATATTATTTATCACAAAAAAGAGATATAATTTTTGCTAAAAAATCTATAATTATTGCATCTAGTTTTGGATTAGCTTCTATTATTTCTGTTATTGTTTTAGGAGATGAATCTGGTTATCAAATAGGTGATATTCAAAAAATAAAATTGGCTGCAATTGAAGCAGAATGGACAACACAAAAACCACCTGCATCATTTACAATATTTAGTATTCCTAATCAAAAAACTCAAACTAATAAATATTCTATATCTATTCCATATGTATTGGGAATATTAGCAACTAGATCAATAAATACACCTATATTAGGGATCAAAGATTTAATTACAAATTATGAATTAAGAATTCAAAATGGCTTAAAAGCTTTAATAGCTTTAGAAAAAATAAAAAGTGGTAACACTAATCCTAATTATATAAAAACGTTAAATATGTATAAAAATGATTTAGGATATGGTTTTTTAATTAAACAATATAATTATCATGATTTAAATAAAATAAATTATAAAGATATTAGACAAATTGCAAAAGATTCCATTCCATTAATTACACCATTATTTTTTGCTTTTCGTATTATGGTTTTAATTAGTATAATTTTATTAGTTACAATTATATTAGTATTTTTTTATAGTATAAGAAATACTATTGATAAAAAAAACTATTTATTAAAATTTTGTACTTATATTATACCATTACCATGGATAGCTTCTGAATCAGGATGGTTTGTTGCAGAATATGGTAGACAACCCTGGGCTATTGGTGAAATCTTACCTACATTTATAGCTGCATCTTCAATTAATATAATAGAAATATTATTTTCAATAATTATTCTTATGATAATTTATACAATATTATTTATAATAGAATTATATTTTATATATAAAATTGCTTATATAGGACCAAGTATTTTAAAAACTGGAAGATATTTTTTTGAAAAAAAAAATATACAATAATATTTAAAAATAGAAATAAAATAGGTTAATTGAAATATGTTTAATTATGATTTTTTACGTCTAACTTGGTATATTTTAATAATCATTTTGATTACAGGTTTTATTATTACTGATGGATTAGATATGGGAGTAGGAATTTTATTATTTATTATAGGAAGACACAAATCTGAAAGAAAAATAATTATTAATACTATTGCACCGCATTGGGATGGTAATCAAGTTTGGTTAATTACTACAGCAGGTGCTATATTTGCAGCATGGCCAAATGTTTATGCTACTTTATTTTCTAGTTTTTATATAATTATATTTATATTATTATTTGCTTTATTTTTAAGACCAATAGGTTTTGAATATCGATCTAAATTATCTAATATATTATGGGAAAAAATATGTGATATATTTATTTCAATAGGTAGTTTAATACCACCTATTTCTTTAGGAATTATTTTAGGATGTATTTTACAAGGTATACCTTATTATTTTGATAGATATTATCATATTTACTCAAATTATGATGTGTTAACATTATTTAGTTCTTTTAATATAATTATTATTATAACTTTGACTTTACTTATGCTTAATCAAGCATCAAATTATTTACAAATTAGAATTAATAATAAAAATATTAATAATAAATTAAGTATTATTATACCTATAATATCTATATTATTATTATTTTTTTCAATAATATCTTTTATTAATATTATATTTTATATAAAAGGATATAAACTTAATAATATTATAAGTATTTATACAATGCATAAACTACCTATGTTAATTTCTGATATTATATATGGTTATGGTATGTGGATAAATAATTTTTTATATTACCCACAATTATTCATTATACCTATATTAGGTATATTAAGTATTATATGTACTATATTATTTTCTATATATAATAAAGATATTTGTGCATTTATTTGTTCTATCTTTTATACAATTAGTGCTATATCTACTATAGCTATGACAACATTTCCTTTTATTATACCTAATAGTAATTATATAAATCATACTCTTACAGCATGGAATGCAACATCTAGTCAATTAACATTAAATATAATGTTATATACAGCACTAATTTTTGTGCCAATTATTGTATTATATACATTTTGGTGTTATAAACAAATGTTTTATAAAATAACAATAGAACAAATAAATAAAAATCCTAATAATTTTTATTAAAAAAATCATAGGAGTATAAATTAATATGTGGTATTTTACATGGGTTATTGGAATGTTATTTGCATGTAGTTTTACTATAATTATATCTTTAGTAAAAGAATATAATAGTATTACATAATTTATATTAAATAAAAATAATATTTAATTTTTATTAAAAAATAAAAAAATATTATATAATAAATAATATATTATCATAATTAGTATTATTATATAAAATTTTATGTTGGTTATACATAAAATTCAATAATTAATAACTAAATACTAACTTTTAATAAACAAATTAACGATTATTTATGAATATCATAGATATGTTATGGAAATCTGTACTAATTATAAAATTAATATTATTAATATTAATAATAATGTTTATTATTTCATTATTTATTATTATACAAAAATATTTATTAATAAATAAAACATTATATCTATTAACAAATTTTAAAAAAAAAATTTGGTCTGGTAATGATATATCTAATATATATAAAGAAATACAATTAAAAAAGGATGATATATTTGGTATTGAAAAAATTTTTTATAAAGGTTTTAAAAAATTTATATACACTTATAATTATATAACAAATATTCCTGAAATTATTATAAAAGATACAAAAACAGCAATTA
This window contains:
- a CDS encoding 2-oxo acid dehydrogenase subunit E2 produces the protein MNDTNIIVPELPESISNAVIIQWCKKQGDSIKTDDILVELETDKVVLEIPATINGILKTILVKQGETVKSQQIIGILEEIALNDIKYDINKITDKQTKNNITNNHYLSPSLRRKNNYDILNNNQEKHNEKINIKNSTTYNITRVPMSPIRQKITQQLMLSKNNTVMLTTFNEVNMQKINKIRNKYNVLIQEKYNFKLGFMSFYIKAVTQSLQIYPQINAYIDNNDIIYNNFYHINIAIATKRGLLTPIIKDTDKIPLLDIEKKIKELVLKSNTNQLSIDDLNSGTFTITNGGVFGSLMSTPIINPPQSAILGIHAIKDRPIVIKEKICIMPMTYLALSYDHRLIDGKEAIGFLNNIKSLLEEPLYLLMQI
- a CDS encoding 2-oxoglutarate dehydrogenase E1 component, which codes for MDKDNLYNNLIFTNLFYLEKLYKKFVLDKTSVNKSWRSFFQKNFMKNNSSIINKQHHHDIMYVILQCIKNFRTIGHYYANNNPLNFNKNKIHDVLKIENLTLNNNILNKKIFVNTKLGLKSIVEIYDIYKNIYCENYGIEYIGLPNNEKKWLQKKIEFTKKEFSYQEKKTFLEELIVAEYFEKFIGNKFPGTKRFSLEGCDVLIPILKEIIRYISQEQAKKINIILGMAHRGRLNVLVNIMGKKIQTIIDEFNNININTQQMDDVKYHLGYSTIAQINNKHIYLNLVCNPSHLECINPVIMGIARAQYDKICNHEIILPINIHGDAAITGQGIVQETLNMSQTNGYNINGTIHIIINNQIGFTNSNIKDLRSSHYCTDIAKMINAPIFHVNADNVEDVIFILRIAIDYRNKYHKDVFIDLISYRRYGHSEIDDPDITQPIMYNFIKKHSTIQKIYQNKLLLEKIVNKKFIENIYDKCKKIFEKKCISTNHTLNVIKDHNTHDKKSFIQKPIQILKKLLYTISTIPNNFHIHKRVKKIYLDRIAMSQEKIPLDWGTAENLAYANILFQGISCRLSGEDITRGTFAHRHTVLYDQTTGIPYIPLKYINKKQGIFNIYNSVLSEESVLGFEYGYSIQNNNSLNIWEAQFGDFANGAQIIIDQFISSGEKKWGYQSNLIILLPHGYEGQGPEHSSARIERYLQLCAENNMKICVPTLAGQMYYLLCQQVLQVKKKPLIIMTPKSLLRNNLTFTPLKNLTNLHFFKIIDEIQNIDINNIKRIIFCMGKIYYDLLEYRNIVKNNCTVLIRIEQLYPFPLEMIKQIINKYTNNKIIFWCQEEPKNQGAWMYIQYIFLNKLKKIIYYIGREESSSTATGYINIHKKQQQNILFKAFNI
- a CDS encoding cytochrome ubiquinol oxidase subunit I; protein product: MLNVVCLSRLQFALTAMYHFIFVPLTLGMSFILAIMETLYVLSGKVIYKDMTKFWSKLFGINFALGVATGLTMEFQFGTNWSYYSHYVGDIFGAPLAIEGLMAFFLESTFVGLFFLGWERLSKIKHLIVTWLVAIGSNLSALWILIANGWMQNPIAAHFNYHTMRMEMDNLWHLIFNPVAQVKFVHTISAGYTTAAIFVIGISTYYLSQKRDIIFAKKSIIIASSFGLASIISVIVLGDESGYQIGDIQKIKLAAIEAEWTTQKPPASFTIFSIPNQKTQTNKYSISIPYVLGILATRSINTPILGIKDLITNYELRIQNGLKALIALEKIKSGNTNPNYIKTLNMYKNDLGYGFLIKQYNYHDLNKINYKDIRQIAKDSIPLITPLFFAFRIMVLISIILLVTIILVFFYSIRNTIDKKNYLLKFCTYIIPLPWIASESGWFVAEYGRQPWAIGEILPTFIAASSINIIEILFSIIILMIIYTILFIIELYFIYKIAYIGPSILKTGRYFFEKKNIQ
- the cydB gene encoding cytochrome d ubiquinol oxidase subunit II, with amino-acid sequence MFNYDFLRLTWYILIIILITGFIITDGLDMGVGILLFIIGRHKSERKIIINTIAPHWDGNQVWLITTAGAIFAAWPNVYATLFSSFYIIIFILLFALFLRPIGFEYRSKLSNILWEKICDIFISIGSLIPPISLGIILGCILQGIPYYFDRYYHIYSNYDVLTLFSSFNIIIIITLTLLMLNQASNYLQIRINNKNINNKLSIIIPIISILLLFFSIISFINIIFYIKGYKLNNIISIYTMHKLPMLISDIIYGYGMWINNFLYYPQLFIIPILGILSIICTILFSIYNKDICAFICSIFYTISAISTIAMTTFPFIIPNSNYINHTLTAWNATSSQLTLNIMLYTALIFVPIIVLYTFWCYKQMFYKITIEQINKNPNNFY
- the cydX gene encoding cytochrome bd-I oxidase subunit CydX; amino-acid sequence: MWYFTWVIGMLFACSFTIIISLVKEYNSIT